GGAACCCGGCCATGCTGTCCGTGGCCGTCGAACCGGCAAACTCTCCCGTTCTCTCGGGTGGAAAACCGGGCCCCCATAAAATTCAGGGCATTGGAGCAGGCTTCATTCCGCAAATCCTGAACAGGGACATCATCGACGAGGTAGTGACTGTCAGCAATGAAGACGCCATTGAAATGGCCCGAATGCTTGCCCGTCTCGAAGGTGTTTTTTGCGGAATTTCATCGGGAGCCGCCTGCCATGCCGCACTGGAAATAGCAAAAAGAAGTAAAAGCAAAGGGAAAAATATTATTGTTGTTCTTCCCGACACTGGTGAAAGGTATCTCAGTACCGATCTGCTGAAAAAATAAGTGCAAGAGACTGCTGCGGGACTTAAGCCCGATTTATTCCTGCGGCGGTTTCCTGATGGCTTTTGGTTTTTATCAGCTGATGTTCTCCGGCACCTTGGCCGTCTGTTTTTTTTGCGGCAATGATCTCTTCAGCAATTCTATTGGCGATGATGTTGGTCGCCAATCCTTCTCTTTCCGAGAGTTCGATGATCTCTGTTAGTGTTTCGCCGATCACCTCGGTTTTTTTCCTTGCCATCTCGGCATCATAGGTAGCTTCCATCTCGCAACTGATATTAATGACGCCGCCGGCATTGACCGCATAATCAGGAGCATATAGAATATTCCTACGCCGAATTTTCTCCCCGTCTTCTTCCTGCAGCAGTTGATTATTGGCGCTTCCCGCTACGATTGCGCAGCGCAGCCGGGAAATCGTTTCGTCGTTGAGAATTCCTCCGAGAGCGCAGGGAGAGAAGATGTCACTCTCCACCTCTAATATCTGCTCTGCCTCGACCTGCTCAAAATCTATCTTTTTTTGAAGATTTCGCAAATTAACGGGATTGATGTCCGCGGCAATGATCCTGCAGCCAGCCTTGAAGAGCATCTCCGCCAGCCTGCCGCCGGTTTCACCGACCCCCTGCAGGGCAACGGTGAGCCCGTCAAGATCATCCCTGTGCAGTTTCTGCCGGACGCACGCCCTGATGGCGCAATATACGCCATAGGCGGTAAAAGGACTGGGATTTCCACTGCCTCCCACAGTGGCGACATGTTCGGTTTCCCTCTGCACGATTTCCATGTCCGCGAGGGTGGAATTGACATCCTCGGCGGTAATATACACTCCGTCAAGATGTTCGACAAACCTGCCGAATTGAGTAAAGAGCTCTGCTCGATCAACCGCGGCAAGATCCGTGCGCACCACGGCTTTGCCGCCGCCCAGTTCGAGCCTGGCCAGTG
This window of the Desulfopila inferna genome carries:
- a CDS encoding Glu/Leu/Phe/Val family dehydrogenase — encoded protein: MNKFTELQVDGYERVVRCDNLEVGFTAWVAVHDTTLGPALGGCRVWKYDSDEAALTDALRLSRGMTYKNALARLELGGGKAVVRTDLAAVDRAELFTQFGRFVEHLDGVYITAEDVNSTLADMEIVQRETEHVATVGGSGNPSPFTAYGVYCAIRACVRQKLHRDDLDGLTVALQGVGETGGRLAEMLFKAGCRIIAADINPVNLRNLQKKIDFEQVEAEQILEVESDIFSPCALGGILNDETISRLRCAIVAGSANNQLLQEEDGEKIRRRNILYAPDYAVNAGGVINISCEMEATYDAEMARKKTEVIGETLTEIIELSEREGLATNIIANRIAEEIIAAKKTDGQGAGEHQLIKTKSHQETAAGINRA